From Paenibacillus graminis:
GGCACGAGGAGTATAGGCAATGTTTGTAGGCTGTTCTTGTCCCCGGCCGATCAGTGTCTCCACTTCGTCCTGGATTTTTTCAAGACCCAGACCCAGACCAATCAAAGCCTTGGCGGCAATGCCGTCTCCTTCACGAATCAGTCCGAGCAAAATATGTTCTGTCCCAATGTTGTTGTGTCCCAAACGAACGGCTTCTTCCTGCGCCAGTGCGAGCACCTTTTGTGCGCGTTCCGTAAATCTTCCAAACATCATATCCCCTGCACCTCCACGGATAATAAATATCTATAATTAATGTTGTGATCCCAGTGTCTCCCGGAGCAGCTTCGCCCGGTACATATCGCGTTCGGTGGCCGTCATCTCGTCTCCGAACATTTTTTGCAGAAAGCCCGGCTGTGTCTTCACATTCAGCTCGTTGAGCACTGAAATCGACGGTCCTTCCAGAATCCCAAGATCAACTCCCAGCCTTAGGTCGGAGAGCCGCTGTGCGGACTCCTTCAGCTCCATCACGGCTGCATAAGACAAAATCCCGTAGGAACGTTTGATTCTGTCCGTAATCCGCAGAGCCGAATCGGCCAGCAGGCGCTCCCGTGCATTGCGCTCATGTTCTATAATCTGGGTGACTACGCTGTGCAGATTCTCAATAATCTCATTTTCAGTCTGCCCAAGCGTAATTTGGTTGGAAATCTGAAAGATGTTCCCTACTGCTTCGCTGCCTTCACCGTAAATTCCTCTTACTGTGAGTCCCACCTGATTCACTGCGGATAAAATCCGGTTGATCTGGTGAGTCATGACAAGTGCAGGTAAATGCACCATAACCGATGCGCGAAGCCCTGTGCCCACATTTGTGGGACAGCTGGTCAAATACCCTCTTCGATCATCAAAGGCGTAATTGACCGAGCCCTCAAAGATATCATCAATGGCTGTCGCCCTTACCCAAGCCTCTCTAACCTGCAGACCAGGGAACAGGCACTGAATGCGCAGATGGTCTTCTTCATTAATCATGATGCTGACCGACTCATCCTCATTCAGGATAACCGCACCGCCCCGGGAGTCATTGGCCAGATTAGGGCTGATGAGGTGCTTCTCCACAAGCACTTTTTTGTCCAGCTCATCGAGCTCATCCAGCTTCAGCAGTTGAAAACTGCCGAAATTCGAAGCTGCTTCCCCCTGAAAAACAGGAGCAAGCTGCTTCAGCACCTCTTCCGACTGCTCTGCCGAAGCCAGTAAAGGGAAGGGAAGATGCTCCAGATTGCGGGCGATCCGCATCCGGCTGCTGATGACAATTTCGGAATGACTGCCGCCGCAGCGCATCCAGTCACTAAGGGCTTGTTCGGTAAACCGGAGACTTGACATGTCTTATCCCCCCT
This genomic window contains:
- a CDS encoding protein arginine kinase; amino-acid sequence: MSSLRFTEQALSDWMRCGGSHSEIVISSRMRIARNLEHLPFPLLASAEQSEEVLKQLAPVFQGEAASNFGSFQLLKLDELDELDKKVLVEKHLISPNLANDSRGGAVILNEDESVSIMINEEDHLRIQCLFPGLQVREAWVRATAIDDIFEGSVNYAFDDRRGYLTSCPTNVGTGLRASVMVHLPALVMTHQINRILSAVNQVGLTVRGIYGEGSEAVGNIFQISNQITLGQTENEIIENLHSVVTQIIEHERNARERLLADSALRITDRIKRSYGILSYAAVMELKESAQRLSDLRLGVDLGILEGPSISVLNELNVKTQPGFLQKMFGDEMTATERDMYRAKLLRETLGSQH